The following coding sequences lie in one Leptospira saintgironsiae genomic window:
- a CDS encoding zinc-binding dehydrogenase, producing MEKESPSILKTGSLREYVLADALKLIVLPNDVKFQEAASSVANPITRIGMARWAKASGSKYFFITAAAGAVARMTMRAAGKYGLKSIAIVRREEQKEICKEEGASYVLNQSDPDFEKQLIELCKDINCTYGFDCIGGEMPLTLIRSMPQGSTLCILQPEYDGREDTDPL from the coding sequence TTGGAAAAAGAGTCGCCTTCTATACTAAAAACGGGCTCTTTGCGGGAGTATGTTTTAGCAGATGCATTAAAATTAATTGTACTACCTAATGATGTAAAATTTCAAGAAGCTGCATCTTCTGTAGCAAATCCTATCACACGTATAGGCATGGCAAGATGGGCCAAGGCCTCCGGTTCCAAATATTTCTTTATCACTGCAGCAGCAGGTGCAGTTGCTAGAATGACAATGAGAGCAGCCGGTAAATACGGGTTGAAGAGTATTGCAATTGTACGCAGAGAAGAACAGAAAGAAATCTGCAAAGAAGAAGGGGCTTCCTACGTATTAAACCAATCCGATCCTGATTTTGAAAAACAACTTATAGAACTTTGTAAGGATATCAACTGCACGTACGGTTTCGATTGTATCGGAGGAGAGATGCCTTTAACACTTATCCGCTCCATGCCCCAAGGATCCACCTTATGCATATTACAGCCAGAATATGACGGACGGGAAGATACAGATCCTTTGTGA
- a CDS encoding VOC family protein has product MLSLVYMKKFLIVLFSVFFLTTIWWILTPSPHVYKRIPNSNLSFETVIFRSSDPKRLADFYKNVFKAKETEKKSDWALGDPLSSVISLRTPDYQEEGPIFTILKSEKSNHGTSAANDLGYAHICFETDNVPGLIQIIQKNGGKIDSRFEDLQKVPAIYGRDPDGNIFEIHIPFPTPLNPSTIFRSLNSLIRTRLKLDPPGIDKIRFLHVNINSKDWTKTLSFYGKVFTANATGFERDYKGDFIENLTGIQGIEIKGRHLPLPGYEEGGPTFEIFTYNNFSNNGPLDKSDTGRIAVGFRVFNLRSSVNKILQEGGILLDEKGNTAILKDPEGNLILLSSQKLNSEKTNP; this is encoded by the coding sequence ATGTTATCCTTGGTATACATGAAGAAGTTTCTGATCGTTCTATTTTCTGTATTTTTCCTGACTACTATATGGTGGATCTTAACTCCTTCTCCCCATGTATACAAAAGGATCCCAAATTCGAATCTTTCCTTTGAGACTGTAATTTTCAGGAGTTCCGATCCAAAACGTCTTGCTGATTTTTACAAGAATGTATTCAAGGCTAAAGAAACAGAGAAGAAGTCGGACTGGGCCCTAGGAGATCCACTCTCTTCTGTCATTAGTCTCAGAACTCCTGATTACCAAGAAGAAGGACCAATATTTACTATATTAAAATCTGAGAAATCGAATCACGGAACGTCTGCTGCAAACGATCTGGGTTACGCTCATATCTGTTTTGAAACGGACAATGTTCCAGGTCTCATTCAAATAATCCAAAAGAACGGGGGAAAGATAGATAGCCGTTTCGAGGATTTGCAAAAAGTTCCTGCAATCTATGGAAGAGATCCTGATGGTAATATATTTGAGATCCATATTCCATTCCCAACTCCTCTTAACCCAAGCACTATCTTCCGAAGTTTAAATTCCTTAATAAGAACTCGCTTAAAACTAGATCCACCAGGAATCGATAAGATCAGATTTCTTCATGTAAATATCAATTCTAAGGATTGGACCAAGACCCTTTCATTTTATGGCAAGGTATTCACGGCAAATGCTACAGGCTTCGAAAGAGATTATAAAGGAGACTTTATAGAAAACCTAACTGGCATCCAAGGAATAGAGATCAAAGGCCGCCATCTTCCCCTCCCCGGATATGAGGAAGGAGGACCTACATTCGAGATATTCACTTATAATAATTTCAGTAATAATGGTCCATTAGATAAATCTGATACAGGTAGAATTGCAGTGGGATTCCGAGTATTCAATTTAAGATCATCAGTAAACAAAATATTGCAGGAAGGTGGAATCTTATTAGATGAGAAAGGTAATACTGCAATACTTAAAGATCCAGAAGGGAATCTTATCCTTCTATCCTCCCAAAAATTAAACTCTGAAAAAACCAATCCATGA
- a CDS encoding phospholipase yields the protein MLKFKYYSSLICISSLGLFATPAEAWWNHFLFNRPALEAMPELVSTPKVKVESLEDFLLKEQDKLIPLMRDMEKEANLNYDKHAPLPKELVFKGGDRKTIRNHFLRALRLNTGTPLGYFLQNLPGYPLPGKKSNPMTVSIYGEKDLKQDYEFYDIRIGELVSPIEVLATAGDEPDFGLDLNLFEDNGESFGKDYGFGIQSFGDSRIYYATQVPFHIGYYHESPIIFAAAGFLTRTYPQYRVHQFMTLSRYAFQTGHTYWGYRFLGWGMHYVVDLTQPYHSRVLPNFGTISMLWINLKAIFGFENAKNEAIDRIANRHTTIEKYHFSTLRNAYRNKVLTHPFIQSVKQTDLDNNYGKYDNSYIVNVVSKQSYDISDRIDTLIDESNLLKGFSEDKLLPEINQKSLEDLNSTITDHMKSVGSHIRNYVRTGMK from the coding sequence GTGCTCAAATTCAAATATTATTCTAGTCTAATCTGTATTTCCTCTCTTGGTTTGTTTGCCACACCTGCAGAAGCATGGTGGAATCACTTTCTATTCAACCGACCTGCACTCGAAGCTATGCCAGAATTGGTATCTACACCTAAGGTAAAAGTAGAATCACTCGAAGATTTTTTACTTAAAGAGCAAGACAAACTCATCCCTCTTATGAGGGATATGGAGAAGGAGGCAAATCTAAACTATGATAAACATGCACCTCTTCCTAAAGAACTCGTATTCAAGGGCGGAGATAGAAAAACAATCCGTAATCATTTCCTAAGAGCACTAAGACTAAATACCGGAACACCGTTAGGTTATTTTTTACAAAATCTTCCAGGATATCCTCTTCCTGGAAAAAAATCGAACCCAATGACAGTTAGCATCTATGGGGAGAAGGACCTAAAACAAGATTACGAATTTTATGATATTCGAATAGGTGAACTTGTAAGCCCAATAGAGGTACTTGCAACTGCAGGAGATGAACCTGATTTCGGATTAGATCTAAATTTATTTGAGGATAATGGAGAAAGTTTCGGAAAAGATTACGGTTTTGGAATACAATCTTTTGGAGATTCTAGGATCTATTATGCAACTCAAGTGCCTTTTCATATAGGTTATTATCACGAATCTCCAATCATCTTTGCAGCAGCGGGATTTTTGACACGCACCTATCCTCAATATAGAGTGCATCAGTTTATGACACTCTCTCGTTATGCTTTCCAAACCGGACATACATATTGGGGATATAGATTTTTAGGTTGGGGAATGCATTATGTTGTGGATCTTACTCAGCCTTATCATTCCAGGGTTCTTCCAAATTTTGGTACAATCAGTATGCTTTGGATCAATCTAAAAGCAATTTTCGGATTTGAAAACGCTAAAAATGAAGCAATCGATAGGATCGCAAACAGGCACACGACTATCGAAAAATACCATTTTAGTACATTAAGAAATGCTTATAGAAATAAGGTGTTAACTCATCCTTTTATCCAAAGCGTAAAACAAACTGATTTGGATAATAATTATGGTAAATACGATAATTCCTATATTGTAAACGTTGTATCAAAACAAAGTTACGATATTTCCGATCGAATTGATACTCTGATAGATGAATCTAATTTATTAAAGGGTTTTTCAGAAGACAAACTTTTACCGGAGATCAATCAAAAGTCTTTAGAGGATCTAAATTCTACAATTACGGATCATATGAAAAGTGTTGGCTCTCATATCCGTAATTATGTTAGGACCGGAATGAAGTAA